From one Musa acuminata AAA Group cultivar baxijiao chromosome BXJ2-6, Cavendish_Baxijiao_AAA, whole genome shotgun sequence genomic stretch:
- the LOC135614338 gene encoding cyclin-T1-3-like isoform X1, with product MSDRSLLAGSLQGNTSDYGMVKRGHSSYDKLNEPNCFGSRWYFSRKEIEENSPSRRDGIELKKEKNLRNSYCSFLQDLGMRLKLPQVTIATAIVFCHRFFLRQSHAKNDRRIIAIACLFLAGKVEDTSRPLKDVILVSCEIIYKKEPSAVQKIKQKEVYEQQKELIVLGERVVLATLGFDLNVLHPYKPLVEAIKKFKVSTQNSLAQAAWNFVNDGLRTSLCLQYKPHHIAAGAVCLAAKFLKVKLPSDVEKGWWQEFDVTPRQLEDVSNQMLELYEQNRSGQSSHSTEVEGNIGGSNNEPIVTTSSVGRSSVSTNGHAQDAVLTNVEQGGQTPGPAWSFGSQSYADSNHIDNHCKQGQGDGKESAGCKSEIWDHNMGAEGNDCSSNEFDKSSDCRENTLETSCCSNKPDLPPGNVVVNERDKVKVDKELMDAGSSTKSLSISRQISDFGETAKIFFPPDSINRGKTKAALEKQRRLQNNGGQKRKSMDEHDDLITRDGCELTCKLASQRAMVTGREPEYMQQCHNRHQSCDTKGSRGNRLEKLHNKP from the exons ATGTCTGACAGGTCGTTATTGGCTGGTTCTCTACAAGGCAACACCTCTGATTATGGAATGGTTAAAAGGGGGCATAGTTCATATGATAAGCTGAATGAACCTAATTGTTTTGGTTCTAGATGGTATTTTTCTCGCAAGGAAATTGAAGAAAATTCTCCATCCAGAAGAGATGGAATTGAATTGAAGAAAGAGAAAAATCTTCGGAATTCATACTGCAGTTTCTTGCAGGATTTGGGCATGAGGCTTAAGTT GCCTCAAGTGACAATAGCTACTGCTATTGTGTTTTGTCATCGCTTTTTCCTTCGCCAATCCCATGCAAAGAATGACAGAAGG ATAATTGCAATTGCTTGCTTGTTCCTTGCTGGAAAGGTTGAAGATACTTCTCGCCCACTAAAGGATGTCATTCTTGTTTCATGTGAAATTATATACAAAAAGGAACCTTCAGCTGTCCAGAAGATCAAACAGAAG GAAGTATATGAACAGCAAAAGGAACTCATTGTACTAGGGGAACGGGTTGTACTTGCTACACTGGGTTTTGACCTGAATGTGCTCCATCCTTATAAACCCCTAGTTGAAGCAATAAAAAAGTTCAAGGTTTCCACACAGAATTCTCTTGCACAAGCGGCATGGAACTTTGTGAATGATGG GCTGCGAACATCGCTTTGCTTGCAGTATAAGCCCCATCATATAGCAGCTGGTGCTGTATGTCTTGCTGCTAAGTTTCTTAAAGTGAAGCTGCCATCTGATGTTGAAAAGGGTTGGTGGCAAGAATTTGATGTCACCCCTCGGCAGTTGGAAG ATGTTAGCAACCAAATGTTGGAGCTTTATGAGCAAAACCGATCAGGTCAATCTTCTCATTCTACTGAAGTAGAAGGAAACATTGGTGGTAGTAATAACGAGCCTATTGTTACAACTTCAAGTGTTGGTAGGAGTTCAGTGTCAACAAATGGGCATGCTCAGGATGCTGTGTTGACTAATGTCGAGCAAGGAGGACAAACTCCAGGTCCTGCTTGGTCATTTGGTTCACAGTCATATGCTGACAGTAATCATATAGATAATCATTGCAAACAAGGACAAGGTGATGGAAAGGAGAGTGCTGGGTGTAAGAGTGAGATTTGGGACCATAATATGGGCGCTGAAGGCAATGATTGTTCAAGTAATGAATTTGATAAGAGTTCAGACTGCAGGGAAAATACTCTAGAAACTTCATGTTGTTCTAATAAGCCTGATCTACCACCGGGGAATGTGGTGGTAAATGAACGAGATAAGGTGAAGGTGGATAAGGAACTGATGGATGCAGGTTCATCTACCAAATCATTGAGCATCAGCAGGCAGATCTCCGACTTTGGTGAAACTGCAAAAATCTTCTTCCCACCAGATTCCATCAACAGAGGCAAAACTAAAGCTGCCTTAGAGAAGCAGCGGAGGCTTCAGAACAATGGGGGACAGAAAAGAAAATCAATGGATGAGCATGATGATCTCATAACAAGGGATGGTTGTGAACTTACTTGTAAGCTGGCTAGCCAGAGAGCTATGGTTACAGGAAGAGAGCCAGAGTATATGCAGCAGTGTCACAATCGTCACCAGTCATGTGATACAAAAGGATCCAGAGGCAACAG GTTGGAGAAGTTGCATAACAAGCcatag
- the LOC135614338 gene encoding cyclin-T1-3-like isoform X2 translates to MVKRGHSSYDKLNEPNCFGSRWYFSRKEIEENSPSRRDGIELKKEKNLRNSYCSFLQDLGMRLKLPQVTIATAIVFCHRFFLRQSHAKNDRRIIAIACLFLAGKVEDTSRPLKDVILVSCEIIYKKEPSAVQKIKQKEVYEQQKELIVLGERVVLATLGFDLNVLHPYKPLVEAIKKFKVSTQNSLAQAAWNFVNDGLRTSLCLQYKPHHIAAGAVCLAAKFLKVKLPSDVEKGWWQEFDVTPRQLEDVSNQMLELYEQNRSGQSSHSTEVEGNIGGSNNEPIVTTSSVGRSSVSTNGHAQDAVLTNVEQGGQTPGPAWSFGSQSYADSNHIDNHCKQGQGDGKESAGCKSEIWDHNMGAEGNDCSSNEFDKSSDCRENTLETSCCSNKPDLPPGNVVVNERDKVKVDKELMDAGSSTKSLSISRQISDFGETAKIFFPPDSINRGKTKAALEKQRRLQNNGGQKRKSMDEHDDLITRDGCELTCKLASQRAMVTGREPEYMQQCHNRHQSCDTKGSRGNRLEKLHNKP, encoded by the exons ATGGTTAAAAGGGGGCATAGTTCATATGATAAGCTGAATGAACCTAATTGTTTTGGTTCTAGATGGTATTTTTCTCGCAAGGAAATTGAAGAAAATTCTCCATCCAGAAGAGATGGAATTGAATTGAAGAAAGAGAAAAATCTTCGGAATTCATACTGCAGTTTCTTGCAGGATTTGGGCATGAGGCTTAAGTT GCCTCAAGTGACAATAGCTACTGCTATTGTGTTTTGTCATCGCTTTTTCCTTCGCCAATCCCATGCAAAGAATGACAGAAGG ATAATTGCAATTGCTTGCTTGTTCCTTGCTGGAAAGGTTGAAGATACTTCTCGCCCACTAAAGGATGTCATTCTTGTTTCATGTGAAATTATATACAAAAAGGAACCTTCAGCTGTCCAGAAGATCAAACAGAAG GAAGTATATGAACAGCAAAAGGAACTCATTGTACTAGGGGAACGGGTTGTACTTGCTACACTGGGTTTTGACCTGAATGTGCTCCATCCTTATAAACCCCTAGTTGAAGCAATAAAAAAGTTCAAGGTTTCCACACAGAATTCTCTTGCACAAGCGGCATGGAACTTTGTGAATGATGG GCTGCGAACATCGCTTTGCTTGCAGTATAAGCCCCATCATATAGCAGCTGGTGCTGTATGTCTTGCTGCTAAGTTTCTTAAAGTGAAGCTGCCATCTGATGTTGAAAAGGGTTGGTGGCAAGAATTTGATGTCACCCCTCGGCAGTTGGAAG ATGTTAGCAACCAAATGTTGGAGCTTTATGAGCAAAACCGATCAGGTCAATCTTCTCATTCTACTGAAGTAGAAGGAAACATTGGTGGTAGTAATAACGAGCCTATTGTTACAACTTCAAGTGTTGGTAGGAGTTCAGTGTCAACAAATGGGCATGCTCAGGATGCTGTGTTGACTAATGTCGAGCAAGGAGGACAAACTCCAGGTCCTGCTTGGTCATTTGGTTCACAGTCATATGCTGACAGTAATCATATAGATAATCATTGCAAACAAGGACAAGGTGATGGAAAGGAGAGTGCTGGGTGTAAGAGTGAGATTTGGGACCATAATATGGGCGCTGAAGGCAATGATTGTTCAAGTAATGAATTTGATAAGAGTTCAGACTGCAGGGAAAATACTCTAGAAACTTCATGTTGTTCTAATAAGCCTGATCTACCACCGGGGAATGTGGTGGTAAATGAACGAGATAAGGTGAAGGTGGATAAGGAACTGATGGATGCAGGTTCATCTACCAAATCATTGAGCATCAGCAGGCAGATCTCCGACTTTGGTGAAACTGCAAAAATCTTCTTCCCACCAGATTCCATCAACAGAGGCAAAACTAAAGCTGCCTTAGAGAAGCAGCGGAGGCTTCAGAACAATGGGGGACAGAAAAGAAAATCAATGGATGAGCATGATGATCTCATAACAAGGGATGGTTGTGAACTTACTTGTAAGCTGGCTAGCCAGAGAGCTATGGTTACAGGAAGAGAGCCAGAGTATATGCAGCAGTGTCACAATCGTCACCAGTCATGTGATACAAAAGGATCCAGAGGCAACAG GTTGGAGAAGTTGCATAACAAGCcatag
- the LOC135614338 gene encoding cyclin-T1-4-like isoform X3 — protein MCDIINNFCFDHLVKFAHSYLICICFLQIIAIACLFLAGKVEDTSRPLKDVILVSCEIIYKKEPSAVQKIKQKEVYEQQKELIVLGERVVLATLGFDLNVLHPYKPLVEAIKKFKVSTQNSLAQAAWNFVNDGLRTSLCLQYKPHHIAAGAVCLAAKFLKVKLPSDVEKGWWQEFDVTPRQLEDVSNQMLELYEQNRSGQSSHSTEVEGNIGGSNNEPIVTTSSVGRSSVSTNGHAQDAVLTNVEQGGQTPGPAWSFGSQSYADSNHIDNHCKQGQGDGKESAGCKSEIWDHNMGAEGNDCSSNEFDKSSDCRENTLETSCCSNKPDLPPGNVVVNERDKVKVDKELMDAGSSTKSLSISRQISDFGETAKIFFPPDSINRGKTKAALEKQRRLQNNGGQKRKSMDEHDDLITRDGCELTCKLASQRAMVTGREPEYMQQCHNRHQSCDTKGSRGNRLEKLHNKP, from the exons ATGTGTGATATAATCAACAATTTCTGTTTTGATCACCTGGTAAAGTTTGCCCATTCTTATCTCATCTGTATATGTTTTCTGCAGATAATTGCAATTGCTTGCTTGTTCCTTGCTGGAAAGGTTGAAGATACTTCTCGCCCACTAAAGGATGTCATTCTTGTTTCATGTGAAATTATATACAAAAAGGAACCTTCAGCTGTCCAGAAGATCAAACAGAAG GAAGTATATGAACAGCAAAAGGAACTCATTGTACTAGGGGAACGGGTTGTACTTGCTACACTGGGTTTTGACCTGAATGTGCTCCATCCTTATAAACCCCTAGTTGAAGCAATAAAAAAGTTCAAGGTTTCCACACAGAATTCTCTTGCACAAGCGGCATGGAACTTTGTGAATGATGG GCTGCGAACATCGCTTTGCTTGCAGTATAAGCCCCATCATATAGCAGCTGGTGCTGTATGTCTTGCTGCTAAGTTTCTTAAAGTGAAGCTGCCATCTGATGTTGAAAAGGGTTGGTGGCAAGAATTTGATGTCACCCCTCGGCAGTTGGAAG ATGTTAGCAACCAAATGTTGGAGCTTTATGAGCAAAACCGATCAGGTCAATCTTCTCATTCTACTGAAGTAGAAGGAAACATTGGTGGTAGTAATAACGAGCCTATTGTTACAACTTCAAGTGTTGGTAGGAGTTCAGTGTCAACAAATGGGCATGCTCAGGATGCTGTGTTGACTAATGTCGAGCAAGGAGGACAAACTCCAGGTCCTGCTTGGTCATTTGGTTCACAGTCATATGCTGACAGTAATCATATAGATAATCATTGCAAACAAGGACAAGGTGATGGAAAGGAGAGTGCTGGGTGTAAGAGTGAGATTTGGGACCATAATATGGGCGCTGAAGGCAATGATTGTTCAAGTAATGAATTTGATAAGAGTTCAGACTGCAGGGAAAATACTCTAGAAACTTCATGTTGTTCTAATAAGCCTGATCTACCACCGGGGAATGTGGTGGTAAATGAACGAGATAAGGTGAAGGTGGATAAGGAACTGATGGATGCAGGTTCATCTACCAAATCATTGAGCATCAGCAGGCAGATCTCCGACTTTGGTGAAACTGCAAAAATCTTCTTCCCACCAGATTCCATCAACAGAGGCAAAACTAAAGCTGCCTTAGAGAAGCAGCGGAGGCTTCAGAACAATGGGGGACAGAAAAGAAAATCAATGGATGAGCATGATGATCTCATAACAAGGGATGGTTGTGAACTTACTTGTAAGCTGGCTAGCCAGAGAGCTATGGTTACAGGAAGAGAGCCAGAGTATATGCAGCAGTGTCACAATCGTCACCAGTCATGTGATACAAAAGGATCCAGAGGCAACAG GTTGGAGAAGTTGCATAACAAGCcatag
- the LOC135614339 gene encoding elongation factor 1-alpha-like, whose amino-acid sequence MGKEKVHINIVVIGHVDSGKSTTTGHLIYKLGGIDKRVIERFEKEAAEMNKRSFKYAWVLDKLKAERERGITIDIALWKFETTKYYCTVIDAPGHRDFIKNMITGTSQADCAVLIIDSTTGGFEAGISKDGQTREHALLAFTLGVKQMICCCNKMDATTPKYSKARYDEIVKEVSSYLKKVGYNPDKIPFVPISGFEGDNMIERSTNLDWYKGPTLLEALDLINEPKRPTDKPLRLPLQDVYKIGGIGTVPVGRVETGVLKPGMVVTFGPTGLTTEVKSVEMHHEALQEALPGDNVGFNVKNVAVKDLKRGFVASNSKDDPAKEAANFTSQVIIMNHPGQIGNGYAPVLDCHTSHIAVKFAELLTKIDRRSGKELEKEPKFLKNGDAGFVKMIPTKPMVVETFSGYPPLGRFAVRDMRQTVAVGVIKSVEKKDPSGAKVTKAAQKKK is encoded by the exons ATGGGAAAGGAGAAGGTTCACATTAACATTGTCGTCATTGGCCATGTCGACTCTGGAAAGTCTACAACAACTGGACATCTCATTTACAAACTTGGTGGCATTGACAAGCGTGTTATTGAGAGATTTGAGAAGGAAGCTGCTGAAATGAACAAGAGATCATTCAAGTATGCCTGGGTGCTTGACAAGTTGAAGGCTGAGCGAGAACGTGGCATCACCATTGATATTGCTCTGTGGAAATTTGAGACCACAAAGTACTATTGCACGGTCATTGATGCTCCTGGTCATCGGGATTTCATCAAGAACATGATTACAGGAACTTCTCAGGCTGACTGTGCAGTTCTCATCATTGATTCCACAACTGGTGGTTTTGAAGCAGGTATATCAAAGGATGGGCAGACTCGTGAACACGCTCTTCTTGCTTTTACTCTTGGTGTCAAACAGATGATTTGTTGCTGCAACAAG ATGGATGCCACAACACCCAAATACTCCAAGGCACGATATGATGAAATTGTTAAGGAGGTCTCGTCCTACTTGAAGAAAGTCGGCTACAACCCTGATAAGATTCCTTTTGTGCCCATTTCTGGTTTTGAAGGTGATAACATGATTGAGAGATCCACCAACCTTGACTGGTACAAGGGCCCGACACTCCTTGAAGCCCTTGACTTGATTAATGAGCCCAAGCGTCCAACGGACAAGCCTCTTCGCCTTCCGCTTCAGGATGTTTACAAGATTGGAGGCATTGGAACTGTTCCTGTTGGTCGTGTTGAAACTGGAGTACTGAAGCCTGGTATGGTTGTCACCTTTGGTCCTACAGGACTCACTACAGAAGTCAAATCCGTGGAGATGCACCATGAGGCACTCCAGGAGGCTTTACCTGGTGACAATGTTGGCTTCAACGTAAAGAATGTTGCTGTGAAGGATTTGAAACGTGGTTTTGTTGCCTCAAACTCCAAGGATGACCCAGCGAAGGAGGCTGCTAACTTCACCTCTCAAGTTATCATCATGAACCACCCTGGCCAAATTGGGAATGGTTATGCTCCTGTCTTGGATTGCCACACCTCTCACATTGCAGTCAAATTCGCTGAGTTGTTAACCAAGATTGATAGGCGATCTGGCAAGGAGCTGGAGAAGGAGCCCAAGTTCCTTAAGAATGGTGATGCAGGTTTTGTGAAGATGATTCCTACGAAGCCTATGGTGGTGGAAACCTTCTCTGGCTACCCTCCACTAGGTAGGTTTGCTGTGAGAGACATGAGGCAGACTGTTGCTGTGGGTGTCATCAAGAGCGTGGAGAAGAAGGATCCCTCTGGCGCTAAGGTTACCAAAGCAGCTCAGAAGAAGAAATGA